In a single window of the Hippocampus zosterae strain Florida chromosome 6, ASM2543408v3, whole genome shotgun sequence genome:
- the golga3 gene encoding golgin subfamily A member 3 isoform X3 translates to MEIHPGQDHCTLKFQEAENEKHLEEQGLDGNPNATKGIHNGPISSDVMPNGDKMSEGIHAAGISHANGSLSPTALLQSTSSAVNPPNQVASPANQKPSLEMENEEKIRLEARRRLEEQLKQYRVQRHKERSHRGTTRNRPFSTLDPELMLHPEALPRADTVAMTKEYSFLRTSVPRGPKLGSLGIPTTTKDKKSRSSRASKIHSLADYKAPENDGGGETVGGIKTADNTMGSIQSTISSVSAVSKVSVMSQSVTCVEEGRSGVSLQVGENVPEVDGGESGARPGNDGNDSDSSSYSSASTRGTYTMFSAAMDRQQGAYTVEGREIAPEAMGQFPSLHEVLQAASDEQHLQQLEQEGTGEPRSRRDSFSSSISLESSVLGHDEVLQVLKEKMRLEGQLESLSSQANQALKEKTELQAQLATVNTQMQAQKAEVQFSQEKQSVLTSEVSTLRQNCSQLEKAMVELQGNLESKNASLASLCNDLNVAEDQYNRLMGKVDEMQKTLKSKDNTVQEMRLQMGGLQNQLQQVQLERSTLQSRLKTSQAEIDSLQQVRQWYQQQLGLAQEARVRLQSEMANMQAGKMTQTGVLQHLKLENVTLSHQLSESQHRSIKEKERIAVQLQSIEADMMTQEAAYKQIQDAKTMVEDDLQHKLEEFEEERERLIKLANRASNLEMELEQVKLNLSQKDIQLQSLQKEHLELMRQLTITQENLHTKEQSINQLEARYVELEARLVELQAESNSKDDNIQYLQNEKIVLEVALQTARVDKSQLDENAERLGEDVLVASDVLDRLKQEVQVKTSQIEKLQQENGSLKKQVQKLKEQFQQQKVMVEAYRRDANSKDQLISELKSTKKRLLTEVQDLKRELLDIQGEKQKGDLEQARLQKEVVRVQEQINNMESHLQDIQRERDHLETQIQSMQFDQSQLVAVTEENESLRKQVEKMETEAKKAISEQKVRMKRLGTDLTSAQKEMKAKHKAYENAVSILSRRLQEALTDKETTEAELVKLKAHLSDGGSNHILQEKIESLQTALEVVTKSKAMLEKELEEVISLTSTELEEYQEKVLELEDELQESRCFKKRIRKLEDANKKLALELEHEKGKLAGLTQSHSTLREHANILESALAKREADLVQLNLQVQAVLKRKEEEDQQMKQVVQTLQLALEKEKTKVKDLKEQVATAKDEAAHNRRHYRAAMLELSEIKKDLQAKEDLVKALQHEAHKLQSQDEKHSQEISRFQEELAEAHSQLQILQKQLDEELSKKPLTNQEVEDLMWEVQQRQREIETQKQQLEMMGECQHRELDSLQTALQNIKVELETVQEELSVTRKDKFMLQAKVGELKNSMKTILLQNQQLKQDLKQNRLRKQQRMELKSEGTPSNPVTPVKIPDCPVPASLLDELLKPSTSVNKEPLNNLHNCLRQLKEEMDSLQKQMEEHTVTVHESMSSWPNTEEGLAQLGLQNNISNALKPLNNTVVEGLEEEEQQS, encoded by the exons ATGGAGATCCATCCTGGTCAAGATCACTGCACTTTGAAATTCCAAGAGGCTGAAAATGAGAAACATTTAGAGGAACAAGGGCTTGATGGTAATCCAAATGCTACCAAGGGGATCCACAATG GTCCCATCAGCTCGGATGTGATGCCAAATGGAGACAAAATGTCCGAGGGCATTCATGCTGCGGGGATCTCCCATGCTAATGGGTCCCTGTCTCCAACAGCCCTTCTTCAGAGCACCAGCTCCGCAGTCAACCCCCCAAATCAAGTGGCTTCCCCAG CCAACCAGAAGCCTTCAttggaaatggaaaatgagGAGAAGATTCGTCTGGAGGCTCGCAGGCGCCTAGAAGAGCAGCTGAAACAGTACAGAGTGCAAAGACATAAGGAGAGG TCTCACCGCGGTACAACAAGAAACAGGCCATTCAGTACCCTGGATCCAGAGTTAATGCTGCATCCTGAGGCTCTTCCCAGGGCCGATACAGTTGCCATGACGAAGGAGTATTCCTTCCTGAGGACCAGTGTACCCCGTGGTCCTAAACTCGGTAGCTTAGGCattcccaccaccaccaaagacAAGAAATCCAGATCCTCCCGCGCAAGCAAGATCCACTCTTTAGCTGACTACAAAGCTCCAGAGAACGATGGTGGAGGTGAGACAGTAGGTGGAATAAAGACTGCGGACAACACTATGGGCTCCATCCAGTCCACCATCAGTTCAGTATCCGCTGTGTCCAAGGTCAGCGTGATGTCACAATCAGTCACCTGTGTGGAAGAAGGGCGATCTGGTGTTTCGCTCCAGGTTGGGGAAAATGTCCCTGAGGTTGATGGTGGTGAATCAGGAGCGAGGCCTGGAAACGATGGCAATGACAGTGACAGCTCATCCTACAGCAGTGCTTCCACCAGGGGAACCTACACCATGTTTTCTGCTGCCATGGATAGGCAGCAGGGGGCCTACACGGTTGAAGGACGGGAGATTGCTCCAGAAGCCATGGGTCAATTTCCCTCCCTGCATGAAGTCTTGCAAGCAGCCAGTGATGAGCAGCACCTACAGCAATTGGAGCAAGAAGGCACCGGAGAACCACGCAGCCGCAGAGACAGCTTCTCAAGCAG taTCTCTTTGGAGAGTTCTGTCCTGGGGCATGACGAAGTGCTGCAGGTGCTCAAAGAAAAAATGAGACTAGAAGGCCAACTGGAATCTTTGTCATCTCAGGCCAACCAG GCTTTAAAGGAGAAGACGGAGCTGCAGGCCCAGCTTGCCACTGTAAATACTCAGATGCAGGCTCAGAAGGCAGAGGTTCAGTTTAGCCAGGAAAAGCAAAGCGTCCTCACAAGTGAAGTCAGCACTTTGCGCCAGAATTGTAGCCAACTAGAGAAAGCAATGGTGGAGCTCCAGGGCAATTTAGAGAGCAAAAATGCCAGTCTGGCATCACTATGCAATGACCTAAATGTGGCTGAAGACCAATACAACAGGTTGATGGGGAAGGTGGATGAAATGCAAAAGACTCTCAAGTCAAAGGACAATACAG tcCAGGAAATGCGACTGCAAATGGGTGGTCTTCAAAACCAGCTACAGCAGGTCCAGCTGGAGCGCAGCACTCTACAGAGTCGACTGAAAACCTCCCAGGCAGAGATTGACTCACTCCAGCAGGTCCGGCAGTGGTACCAACAACAGCTAGGCCTGGCTCAAGAGGCTCGAGTGAGACTGCAAAGTGAAATGGCTAACATGCag GCTGGAAAAATGACACAGACGGGTGTTCTCCAACATCTGAAACTAGAGAATGTGACACTGTCCCATCAATTGTCTGAGAGTCAACATCGCTCGATCAAAGAAAAAGAACGTATTGCTGTTCAGCTGCAGAGCATTGAG GCAGACATGATGACTCAAGAAGCTGCTTACAAGCAGATCCAAGATGCCAAAACTATGGTGGAGGATGACCTGCAACACAAACTAGAAGAATTTGAGGAAGAACGGGAGCGCTTAATAAAATTGGCCAACAGAGCCAGTAACTTGGAAATGGAGCTAGAACAG GTGAAGTTGAACCTTTCCCAGAAGGATATACAGCTGCAGTCTCTCCAGAAAGAACATTTGGAACTGATGCGCCAGCTGACCATCACTCAGGAGAACTTGCATACCAAAGAGCAGTCAATCAACCAGCTCGAGGCTCGATACGTCGAGCTGGAAGCCCGTCTAGTTGAGCTGCAGGCAGAGAGCAATAGCAAAGATGACAACATCCAGTATCTCCAGAACGAGAAGATTGTTCTGGAGGTAGCATTGCAGACGGCCCGAGTCGACAAGAGCCAACTTGATGAAAATGCTGAACGGCTTGGAGAGgatgttttggtggcctcagatgtgttggatcgtctgaAACAGGAAGTTCAGGTCAAAACCAGTCAG ATTGAAAAGCTACAGCAAGAAAATGGTTCCTTGAAAAAACAAGTTCAAAAATTGAAAGAGCAGTTTCAACAACAAAAG GTGATGGTGGAAGCCTACCGTCGGGATGCTAACTCCAAAGACCAGTTGATAAGTGAACTCAAGTCGACTAAAAAGCGTCTTCTGACAGAGGTGCAGGACCTAAAACGAGAGCTTCTGGATATTCAGGGAGAGAAACAAAAGGGCGATTTGGAGCAGGCCCGGTTGCAGAAGGAAGTAGTTCGAGTCCAAGAACAGATTAATAACATGGAAAGCCATCTACAAGACATCCAGAGGGAAAGAGACCACCTCGAAACACAGATCCAG TCCATGCAGTTTGATCAGAGTCAGCTTGTGGCTGTGACAGAAGAGAATGAAAGTCTTCGAAAACAGGTGGAGAAAATGGAAACGGAAGCCAAAAA AGCCATCTCGGAGCAAAAAGTGCGTATGAAGCGGCTGGGGACAGATTTAACCAGTGCTCAGAAGGAGATGAAGGCCAAACACAAGGCATACGAGAATGCTGTGAGCATTCTGAGTAGGAGACTGCAAGAGGCCCTGACTGACAAGGAAACGACTGAGGCTGAGCTGGTCAAGCTCAAAGCTCATCTGTCAGATGGAGGAAGCAATCACATCCTGCAG GAGAAGATTGAATCTCTTCAGACTGCACTGGAGGTCGTGACCAAAAGCAAAGCAATGTTAGAGAAGGAGCTTGAGGAAGTCATCAGCCTCACTTCCACAGAGTTGGAGGAATACCAGGAGAAGGTCCTGGAGTTAGAAGATGAG CTTCAAGAGTCACGATGCTTCAAGAAGCGGATCCGAAAACTAGAGGATGCTAACAAGAAGCTAGCACTTGAGCTGGAACATGAAAAAGGAAAATTGGCTGGACTAACACAATCCCACAGTACACTGCGGGAACATGCCAATATCTTGGAATCTGCTTTAGCAAAGCGAGAGGCTGATCTAGTACAGCTCAATTTGCAG GTTCAAGCCGTTTTGAAAcgcaaagaggaggaggaccaACAAATGAAGCAGGTGGTGCAAACTCTTCAGCTTGCCTTGGAAAAAGAGAAAACCAAAGTCAAAGATCTTAAAGAACAG GTGGCAACAGCAAAGGATGAAGCAGCCCACAATAGAAGGCACTACAGGGCTGCTATGTTGGAACTGTCAGAGATCAAGAAAGATCTGCAGGCCAAAGAAGACTTGGTCAAAGCTCTGCAACATGAAGCCCACAAGCTACA ATCTCAGGATGAGAAGCATTCTCAGGAGATCTCCAGATTCCAAGAGGAGCTGGCTGAAGCTCATTCCCAGCTCCAGATCCTCCAGAAACAACTGGATGAAGAGTTGTCGAAGAAGCCCCTCACTAACCAGGAG GTTGAGGACCTTATGTGGGAGGTGCAACAAAGGCAGAGGGAGATTGAGACTCAGAAGCAGCAATTGGAGATGATGGGGGAGTGCCAGCACAGGGAGCTGGACAGCCTGCAGACAGCTTTGCAG AACATAAAGGTAGAGTTGGAGACAGTCCAAGAGGAGCTGAGTGTTACAAGGAAGGACAAGTTCATGCTACAAGCTAAAGTGGGTGAGCTGAAGAACAGCATGAAGACCATTCTGCTACAAAACCAGCAACTCAAGCAGGACCTCAAACAGAACCGCCTAAGGAAG CAGCAAAGGATGGAGTTAAAGAGTGAAGGGACCCCATCCAACCCAGTGACGCCGGTAAAGATCCCTGACTGCCCGGTGCCTGCCTCGCTTCTTGATGAGTTACTAAAGCCATCAACTTCAGTCAACAAAGAGCCGCTCAACAATTTGCACAATTGTTTGCGGCAGCTCAA GGAGGAGATGGATAGTCTTCAGAAGCAGATGGAAGAGCACACAGTTACAGTGCATGAGTCAATGAGCTCATGGCCAAACACAGAGGAAGGACTGGCTCAACTGGGACTTCAAAACAACATTTCTAATGCATTGAAGCCACTGAACAACACAGTGGTAGAAGGTCTTGAAGAGGAAGAGCAGCAGTCATAA
- the golga3 gene encoding golgin subfamily A member 3 isoform X2, with the protein MEIHPGQDHCTLKFQEAENEKHLEEQGLDGNPNATKGIHNGPISSDVMPNGDKMSEGIHAAGISHANGSLSPTALLQSTSSAVNPPNQVASPGVTAYPPMMLEPEQAVAEVTGHTGDALQSLRLSMPMQETDLSNQKPSLEMENEEKIRLEARRRLEEQLKQYRVQRHKERSHRGTTRNRPFSTLDPELMLHPEALPRADTVAMTKEYSFLRTSVPRGPKLGSLGIPTTTKDKKSRSSRASKIHSLADYKAPENDGGGETVGGIKTADNTMGSIQSTISSVSAVSKVSVMSQSVTCVEEGRSGVSLQVGENVPEVDGGESGARPGNDGNDSDSSSYSSASTRGTYTMFSAAMDRQQGAYTVEGREIAPEAMGQFPSLHEVLQAASDEQHLQQLEQEGTGEPRSRRDSFSSSISLESSVLGHDEVLQVLKEKMRLEGQLESLSSQANQALKEKTELQAQLATVNTQMQAQKAEVQFSQEKQSVLTSEVSTLRQNCSQLEKAMVELQGNLESKNASLASLCNDLNVAEDQYNRLMGKVDEMQKTLKSKDNTVQEMRLQMGGLQNQLQQVQLERSTLQSRLKTSQAEIDSLQQVRQWYQQQLGLAQEARVRLQSEMANMQAGKMTQTGVLQHLKLENVTLSHQLSESQHRSIKEKERIAVQLQSIEADMMTQEAAYKQIQDAKTMVEDDLQHKLEEFEEERERLIKLANRASNLEMELEQVKLNLSQKDIQLQSLQKEHLELMRQLTITQENLHTKEQSINQLEARYVELEARLVELQAESNSKDDNIQYLQNEKIVLEVALQTARVDKSQLDENAERLGEDVLVASDVLDRLKQEVQVKTSQIEKLQQENGSLKKQVQKLKEQFQQQKVMVEAYRRDANSKDQLISELKSTKKRLLTEVQDLKRELLDIQGEKQKGDLEQARLQKEVVRVQEQINNMESHLQDIQRERDHLETQIQSMQFDQSQLVAVTEENESLRKQVEKMETEAKKAISEQKVRMKRLGTDLTSAQKEMKAKHKAYENAVSILSRRLQEALTDKETTEAELVKLKAHLSDGGSNHILQEKIESLQTALEVVTKSKAMLEKELEEVISLTSTELEEYQEKVLELEDELQESRCFKKRIRKLEDANKKLALELEHEKGKLAGLTQSHSTLREHANILESALAKREADLVQLNLQVQAVLKRKEEEDQQMKQVVQTLQLALEKEKTKVKDLKEQVATAKDEAAHNRRHYRAAMLELSEIKKDLQAKEDLVKALQHEAHKLQSQDEKHSQEISRFQEELAEAHSQLQILQKQLDEELSKKPLTNQEVEDLMWEVQQRQREIETQKQQLEMMGECQHRELDSLQTALQNIKVELETVQEELSVTRKDKFMLQAKVGELKNSMKTILLQNQQLKQDLKQNRLRKQRMELKSEGTPSNPVTPVKIPDCPVPASLLDELLKPSTSVNKEPLNNLHNCLRQLKEEMDSLQKQMEEHTVTVHESMSSWPNTEEGLAQLGLQNNISNALKPLNNTVVEGLEEEEQQS; encoded by the exons ATGGAGATCCATCCTGGTCAAGATCACTGCACTTTGAAATTCCAAGAGGCTGAAAATGAGAAACATTTAGAGGAACAAGGGCTTGATGGTAATCCAAATGCTACCAAGGGGATCCACAATG GTCCCATCAGCTCGGATGTGATGCCAAATGGAGACAAAATGTCCGAGGGCATTCATGCTGCGGGGATCTCCCATGCTAATGGGTCCCTGTCTCCAACAGCCCTTCTTCAGAGCACCAGCTCCGCAGTCAACCCCCCAAATCAAGTGGCTTCCCCAGGTGTGACTGCTTATCCACCCATGATGCTTGAACCTGAGCAGGCTGTTGCTGAGGTCACGGGTCACACGGGTGATGCATTGCAGTCACTCAGACTCAGTATGCCTATGCAGGAGACAGATTTGT CCAACCAGAAGCCTTCAttggaaatggaaaatgagGAGAAGATTCGTCTGGAGGCTCGCAGGCGCCTAGAAGAGCAGCTGAAACAGTACAGAGTGCAAAGACATAAGGAGAGG TCTCACCGCGGTACAACAAGAAACAGGCCATTCAGTACCCTGGATCCAGAGTTAATGCTGCATCCTGAGGCTCTTCCCAGGGCCGATACAGTTGCCATGACGAAGGAGTATTCCTTCCTGAGGACCAGTGTACCCCGTGGTCCTAAACTCGGTAGCTTAGGCattcccaccaccaccaaagacAAGAAATCCAGATCCTCCCGCGCAAGCAAGATCCACTCTTTAGCTGACTACAAAGCTCCAGAGAACGATGGTGGAGGTGAGACAGTAGGTGGAATAAAGACTGCGGACAACACTATGGGCTCCATCCAGTCCACCATCAGTTCAGTATCCGCTGTGTCCAAGGTCAGCGTGATGTCACAATCAGTCACCTGTGTGGAAGAAGGGCGATCTGGTGTTTCGCTCCAGGTTGGGGAAAATGTCCCTGAGGTTGATGGTGGTGAATCAGGAGCGAGGCCTGGAAACGATGGCAATGACAGTGACAGCTCATCCTACAGCAGTGCTTCCACCAGGGGAACCTACACCATGTTTTCTGCTGCCATGGATAGGCAGCAGGGGGCCTACACGGTTGAAGGACGGGAGATTGCTCCAGAAGCCATGGGTCAATTTCCCTCCCTGCATGAAGTCTTGCAAGCAGCCAGTGATGAGCAGCACCTACAGCAATTGGAGCAAGAAGGCACCGGAGAACCACGCAGCCGCAGAGACAGCTTCTCAAGCAG taTCTCTTTGGAGAGTTCTGTCCTGGGGCATGACGAAGTGCTGCAGGTGCTCAAAGAAAAAATGAGACTAGAAGGCCAACTGGAATCTTTGTCATCTCAGGCCAACCAG GCTTTAAAGGAGAAGACGGAGCTGCAGGCCCAGCTTGCCACTGTAAATACTCAGATGCAGGCTCAGAAGGCAGAGGTTCAGTTTAGCCAGGAAAAGCAAAGCGTCCTCACAAGTGAAGTCAGCACTTTGCGCCAGAATTGTAGCCAACTAGAGAAAGCAATGGTGGAGCTCCAGGGCAATTTAGAGAGCAAAAATGCCAGTCTGGCATCACTATGCAATGACCTAAATGTGGCTGAAGACCAATACAACAGGTTGATGGGGAAGGTGGATGAAATGCAAAAGACTCTCAAGTCAAAGGACAATACAG tcCAGGAAATGCGACTGCAAATGGGTGGTCTTCAAAACCAGCTACAGCAGGTCCAGCTGGAGCGCAGCACTCTACAGAGTCGACTGAAAACCTCCCAGGCAGAGATTGACTCACTCCAGCAGGTCCGGCAGTGGTACCAACAACAGCTAGGCCTGGCTCAAGAGGCTCGAGTGAGACTGCAAAGTGAAATGGCTAACATGCag GCTGGAAAAATGACACAGACGGGTGTTCTCCAACATCTGAAACTAGAGAATGTGACACTGTCCCATCAATTGTCTGAGAGTCAACATCGCTCGATCAAAGAAAAAGAACGTATTGCTGTTCAGCTGCAGAGCATTGAG GCAGACATGATGACTCAAGAAGCTGCTTACAAGCAGATCCAAGATGCCAAAACTATGGTGGAGGATGACCTGCAACACAAACTAGAAGAATTTGAGGAAGAACGGGAGCGCTTAATAAAATTGGCCAACAGAGCCAGTAACTTGGAAATGGAGCTAGAACAG GTGAAGTTGAACCTTTCCCAGAAGGATATACAGCTGCAGTCTCTCCAGAAAGAACATTTGGAACTGATGCGCCAGCTGACCATCACTCAGGAGAACTTGCATACCAAAGAGCAGTCAATCAACCAGCTCGAGGCTCGATACGTCGAGCTGGAAGCCCGTCTAGTTGAGCTGCAGGCAGAGAGCAATAGCAAAGATGACAACATCCAGTATCTCCAGAACGAGAAGATTGTTCTGGAGGTAGCATTGCAGACGGCCCGAGTCGACAAGAGCCAACTTGATGAAAATGCTGAACGGCTTGGAGAGgatgttttggtggcctcagatgtgttggatcgtctgaAACAGGAAGTTCAGGTCAAAACCAGTCAG ATTGAAAAGCTACAGCAAGAAAATGGTTCCTTGAAAAAACAAGTTCAAAAATTGAAAGAGCAGTTTCAACAACAAAAG GTGATGGTGGAAGCCTACCGTCGGGATGCTAACTCCAAAGACCAGTTGATAAGTGAACTCAAGTCGACTAAAAAGCGTCTTCTGACAGAGGTGCAGGACCTAAAACGAGAGCTTCTGGATATTCAGGGAGAGAAACAAAAGGGCGATTTGGAGCAGGCCCGGTTGCAGAAGGAAGTAGTTCGAGTCCAAGAACAGATTAATAACATGGAAAGCCATCTACAAGACATCCAGAGGGAAAGAGACCACCTCGAAACACAGATCCAG TCCATGCAGTTTGATCAGAGTCAGCTTGTGGCTGTGACAGAAGAGAATGAAAGTCTTCGAAAACAGGTGGAGAAAATGGAAACGGAAGCCAAAAA AGCCATCTCGGAGCAAAAAGTGCGTATGAAGCGGCTGGGGACAGATTTAACCAGTGCTCAGAAGGAGATGAAGGCCAAACACAAGGCATACGAGAATGCTGTGAGCATTCTGAGTAGGAGACTGCAAGAGGCCCTGACTGACAAGGAAACGACTGAGGCTGAGCTGGTCAAGCTCAAAGCTCATCTGTCAGATGGAGGAAGCAATCACATCCTGCAG GAGAAGATTGAATCTCTTCAGACTGCACTGGAGGTCGTGACCAAAAGCAAAGCAATGTTAGAGAAGGAGCTTGAGGAAGTCATCAGCCTCACTTCCACAGAGTTGGAGGAATACCAGGAGAAGGTCCTGGAGTTAGAAGATGAG CTTCAAGAGTCACGATGCTTCAAGAAGCGGATCCGAAAACTAGAGGATGCTAACAAGAAGCTAGCACTTGAGCTGGAACATGAAAAAGGAAAATTGGCTGGACTAACACAATCCCACAGTACACTGCGGGAACATGCCAATATCTTGGAATCTGCTTTAGCAAAGCGAGAGGCTGATCTAGTACAGCTCAATTTGCAG GTTCAAGCCGTTTTGAAAcgcaaagaggaggaggaccaACAAATGAAGCAGGTGGTGCAAACTCTTCAGCTTGCCTTGGAAAAAGAGAAAACCAAAGTCAAAGATCTTAAAGAACAG GTGGCAACAGCAAAGGATGAAGCAGCCCACAATAGAAGGCACTACAGGGCTGCTATGTTGGAACTGTCAGAGATCAAGAAAGATCTGCAGGCCAAAGAAGACTTGGTCAAAGCTCTGCAACATGAAGCCCACAAGCTACA ATCTCAGGATGAGAAGCATTCTCAGGAGATCTCCAGATTCCAAGAGGAGCTGGCTGAAGCTCATTCCCAGCTCCAGATCCTCCAGAAACAACTGGATGAAGAGTTGTCGAAGAAGCCCCTCACTAACCAGGAG GTTGAGGACCTTATGTGGGAGGTGCAACAAAGGCAGAGGGAGATTGAGACTCAGAAGCAGCAATTGGAGATGATGGGGGAGTGCCAGCACAGGGAGCTGGACAGCCTGCAGACAGCTTTGCAG AACATAAAGGTAGAGTTGGAGACAGTCCAAGAGGAGCTGAGTGTTACAAGGAAGGACAAGTTCATGCTACAAGCTAAAGTGGGTGAGCTGAAGAACAGCATGAAGACCATTCTGCTACAAAACCAGCAACTCAAGCAGGACCTCAAACAGAACCGCCTAAGGAAG CAAAGGATGGAGTTAAAGAGTGAAGGGACCCCATCCAACCCAGTGACGCCGGTAAAGATCCCTGACTGCCCGGTGCCTGCCTCGCTTCTTGATGAGTTACTAAAGCCATCAACTTCAGTCAACAAAGAGCCGCTCAACAATTTGCACAATTGTTTGCGGCAGCTCAA GGAGGAGATGGATAGTCTTCAGAAGCAGATGGAAGAGCACACAGTTACAGTGCATGAGTCAATGAGCTCATGGCCAAACACAGAGGAAGGACTGGCTCAACTGGGACTTCAAAACAACATTTCTAATGCATTGAAGCCACTGAACAACACAGTGGTAGAAGGTCTTGAAGAGGAAGAGCAGCAGTCATAA